A single genomic interval of Thermus hydrothermalis harbors:
- a CDS encoding universal stress protein, with protein MYKTILMPTDGSPCSFQALEHGLSLAKALGAKVHFLYVLENPAQAIWIAPESVPYGLELLEDLKKAGEEAIRKALDLAREKGVEATGEVKEGTPIPTIVEAAKGFDLLVMGTHGRTGLDKLLLGSVTEGVLHRVSVPVLVVRCR; from the coding sequence ATGTACAAGACCATCCTTATGCCCACGGACGGAAGCCCCTGTAGCTTCCAGGCCCTGGAGCATGGCCTTTCCTTGGCCAAGGCCTTGGGGGCCAAGGTCCACTTCCTCTACGTGCTGGAAAACCCCGCCCAGGCCATCTGGATCGCCCCCGAGAGCGTCCCCTATGGCCTTGAGCTTTTGGAGGACCTGAAGAAGGCGGGGGAGGAGGCCATCCGGAAGGCCTTGGACCTCGCCCGGGAAAAGGGGGTGGAGGCCACGGGGGAGGTGAAGGAGGGCACCCCTATCCCCACCATCGTGGAGGCGGCCAAGGGCTTTGACCTTCTCGTCATGGGCACCCACGGGCGCACGGGGCTGGACAAGCTCCTTCTGGGCTCGGTGACGGAGGGGGTGCTCCACCGGGTTTCCGTGCCGGTTCTGGTGGTGCGTTGCCGCTAG
- a CDS encoding LOG family protein, with translation MRLLSVFVSSRLSPQDPLYPRLVRYGEVLAEEGFGLACGGYGGGMEALARGVKAKGGVVVGVTAPALFPERRGPNAHVDLELPAASLPERIGRLLDLGAGYLALPGGVGTLAELVLAWNLLYLRRGLGRPLAVDPYWLGLLKAHGEIAPEDLALLQVVADEENLRRFLRSL, from the coding sequence ATGCGCCTCCTGTCCGTCTTCGTTTCCTCGAGGCTATCCCCCCAGGACCCCCTGTACCCTAGGCTCGTCCGCTATGGGGAGGTGTTGGCCGAGGAGGGGTTTGGCCTGGCCTGCGGGGGCTACGGAGGGGGCATGGAGGCCCTGGCCCGGGGGGTGAAGGCCAAGGGGGGAGTGGTGGTGGGGGTCACGGCCCCCGCCCTCTTTCCCGAGCGGCGGGGCCCCAACGCCCACGTGGACCTGGAGCTCCCCGCGGCTAGCCTTCCTGAGCGCATCGGCCGGCTTTTGGACCTGGGGGCGGGGTACCTGGCCCTGCCCGGCGGGGTGGGCACCCTGGCGGAGCTTGTCCTCGCCTGGAACCTCCTCTACCTCCGGCGGGGCCTGGGCCGGCCCTTGGCGGTGGACCCCTACTGGCTTGGCCTCCTCAAGGCCCACGGGGAGATCGCCCCGGAGGACCTCGCCCTCCTCCAGGTGGTGGCGGACGAGGAGAACCTGCGCCGCTTTCTAAGAAGCCTATGA
- a CDS encoding HAD family hydrolase, protein MRLWLLDLDDTLLVDHGVSREVLEALGEEVGVKGLYGAVRARAEALFREAPFYPWAERIGHSALEALWARYTTPGLEDLAAWAWPFRERVFREALAALEGPLERARELAEAFYERRRQYPLFPEVPAFLEALRARGATLVLLTNGVPDLQREKLVGSGLKGAFDLTLVSGEVGLGKPDPRLFRMALCAFGAPPEEAVMVGDNPERDVQGALAAGIRAVFVDRGHRPPDPRYPAHLEVKDLKEALALLS, encoded by the coding sequence ATGCGGCTTTGGCTTTTGGACCTGGACGACACCCTCCTGGTGGACCATGGGGTGAGCCGGGAGGTGCTGGAGGCCTTGGGGGAGGAGGTGGGGGTAAAGGGCCTTTACGGGGCGGTGAGGGCGCGGGCCGAGGCCCTTTTCCGGGAGGCCCCCTTTTACCCGTGGGCGGAACGGATCGGCCACTCGGCCCTCGAGGCCCTTTGGGCCCGCTACACCACCCCGGGCCTCGAGGACCTGGCCGCCTGGGCCTGGCCCTTTCGCGAGCGGGTCTTCCGGGAGGCCTTGGCCGCCTTGGAAGGGCCTTTGGAAAGGGCCCGGGAGCTCGCCGAGGCCTTTTACGAGAGGCGGCGCCAATACCCCCTTTTCCCGGAGGTGCCGGCGTTTTTGGAGGCCCTTAGGGCGAGGGGGGCCACCCTGGTCCTCCTCACCAACGGGGTGCCCGACCTGCAACGGGAAAAGCTCGTGGGTTCGGGGCTCAAGGGGGCCTTTGACCTCACCCTGGTTTCCGGGGAGGTGGGCTTGGGCAAGCCCGACCCTAGGCTTTTCCGCATGGCCCTCTGCGCCTTCGGGGCCCCTCCGGAGGAGGCGGTGATGGTGGGGGATAACCCGGAAAGGGACGTCCAAGGGGCCTTGGCGGCGGGGATCCGTGCCGTCTTCGTGGACCGGGGCCACCGCCCGCCCGACCCCCGCTACCCCGCCCACCTGGAGGTGAAGGACCTCAAGGAAGCCCTGGCCCTCCTTTCGTGA
- the amrB gene encoding AmmeMemoRadiSam system protein B produces the protein MGLRKPAVAGYFYPGEKEALAREVEGLLAQARTPPEPRARGVLSPHAGYRYAGRVMAESFRALAAWRGRAGRVFLLGPSHFVPFLGVALFPHRAWATPLGEVAVDREGVEGLLALGKPFLAYEAPFLEEHSLEVLLPFLQRLLPQTPILPLLFGEVDPKEVAEALRPHLGPQDLLVASSDLSHYHPDPVARALDGRTLEKALALDAEGLARAEACGRLPWATLTHLARGWGWRPRLLAYATSAEAGGGRERVVGYAALAYLEPEEGPEPGDGKEERQKGQGEEEPSPRPSLTGLGEAGVG, from the coding sequence ATGGGCCTGAGGAAGCCGGCGGTGGCGGGGTACTTCTACCCCGGGGAGAAGGAGGCCCTGGCGCGGGAGGTGGAGGGCCTCCTGGCCCAGGCCCGCACCCCGCCGGAGCCCCGGGCCCGGGGGGTGCTCTCCCCCCATGCGGGCTACCGGTATGCGGGGCGGGTGATGGCGGAAAGCTTCCGGGCCCTCGCCGCCTGGCGGGGAAGGGCGGGGCGGGTGTTCCTCCTCGGGCCGAGCCACTTCGTGCCCTTCCTGGGCGTGGCCCTTTTCCCCCACCGGGCCTGGGCCACCCCTTTGGGGGAGGTGGCGGTGGACCGGGAAGGGGTAGAGGGGCTTCTCGCCCTGGGCAAGCCCTTCTTGGCGTACGAGGCGCCCTTTCTAGAGGAGCATAGCCTCGAGGTCCTCCTCCCCTTCCTCCAGCGCCTCCTCCCCCAAACCCCCATCCTCCCCCTCCTCTTCGGGGAGGTGGACCCCAAGGAAGTGGCGGAGGCCCTCCGCCCCCACCTGGGCCCCCAAGACCTCCTGGTGGCGAGCAGCGACCTCTCCCACTACCACCCCGACCCCGTGGCCCGGGCCCTGGACGGAAGGACCCTGGAAAAGGCCCTGGCCCTGGACGCAGAAGGCCTGGCCCGGGCGGAGGCCTGCGGCCGGCTCCCCTGGGCCACCCTCACCCACCTGGCCCGGGGGTGGGGGTGGAGGCCCAGGCTCCTCGCCTACGCCACCAGCGCCGAGGCGGGGGGCGGGCGGGAGCGGGTGGTGGGCTACGCCGCCCTGGCCTACCTAGAACCGGAGGAGGGGCCGGAACCAGGGGATGGAAAGGAGGAGCGCCAAAAGGGCCAAGGCGAAGAGGAGCCGAGCCCTCGGCCTTCCCTTACGGGCCTGGGCGAGGCCGGCGTGGGCTAG
- the amrS gene encoding AmmeMemoRadiSam system radical SAM enzyme has translation MTVATLREADLQRPLPKGYVQCRACAHYCAIPEGGAGKCGVRRNLKGKLFLVTYGKAAAVHLDPVEKKPLYHFHPGEAILSVGTVGCNFFCAFCQNWQISQFREFQVSPEGVLDRFVGEDWPPERLVAEAEALGVRLLAYTYNEPAVFVEYAHDTARLAKARGMKNVFVTSGFETKEAWDYMRPYLDAANVDLKGFTEKFYREICGARLKPVLESLEYLVGLGVWVEVTTLLLEGYNDGEEELRAMARFLKGLSPDIPWHLTAAHPDYRMPHLRPTRHATLVRAHAIAKEEGLRFVYVGNVLDEERSSTHCPDCGRLLLRRRGFRVEALWETPGVCPGCGRRIPGVWA, from the coding sequence ATGACGGTGGCCACGCTACGGGAAGCGGACCTACAGCGTCCCTTGCCCAAGGGGTACGTGCAGTGCCGGGCCTGCGCCCACTACTGCGCCATCCCCGAAGGAGGTGCGGGCAAGTGCGGGGTGCGGCGCAACCTGAAGGGGAAGCTTTTCCTCGTCACCTACGGCAAGGCCGCCGCGGTCCACCTGGACCCGGTGGAGAAGAAGCCCCTCTACCACTTCCACCCCGGGGAGGCCATCCTCTCCGTGGGCACGGTGGGGTGCAACTTCTTCTGCGCCTTCTGCCAGAACTGGCAGATCTCCCAGTTCCGGGAGTTCCAGGTGAGCCCGGAAGGCGTCCTGGACCGCTTCGTGGGGGAGGACTGGCCCCCAGAGAGGCTCGTGGCCGAGGCGGAGGCCTTAGGGGTGCGGCTTCTCGCCTACACCTACAACGAGCCCGCGGTCTTCGTGGAGTACGCCCACGATACCGCCCGCCTGGCCAAGGCCCGGGGCATGAAGAACGTCTTCGTCACGAGCGGCTTTGAAACCAAGGAGGCCTGGGACTACATGCGGCCCTACCTGGACGCCGCCAACGTGGACCTCAAGGGCTTCACGGAGAAGTTCTACCGGGAGATCTGCGGGGCCCGGCTCAAGCCCGTCCTGGAAAGCCTGGAGTACCTCGTGGGCCTCGGCGTCTGGGTGGAGGTCACCACCCTGCTTCTGGAAGGGTACAACGATGGCGAGGAAGAACTCCGGGCCATGGCCCGCTTCCTAAAGGGGCTTTCCCCCGATATCCCCTGGCACCTCACCGCCGCCCACCCCGACTACCGCATGCCCCACCTGAGGCCCACCCGGCACGCCACCCTGGTGCGGGCCCACGCCATCGCCAAGGAGGAGGGGCTAAGGTTCGTCTACGTGGGCAACGTCCTGGACGAGGAAAGGAGCTCCACCCACTGCCCGGACTGCGGCCGGCTTCTCCTCCGGCGGCGGGGCTTCCGGGTGGAGGCCCTTTGGGAAACCCCTGGCGTCTGCCCGGGGTGCGGGAGAAGGATCCCCGGGGTATGGGCCTGA
- a CDS encoding SWIM zinc finger family protein has product MRPFPPEAEEDFAPFFPEEVLARGLAYAREGRVRRVFRVGERLLGEVQGSAPAPYRVEVGPGLSGRCGCPYPGFPCKHAAALLYAYLERRPQDLEARLEALSPEEAKRLLLRLSRVPEVAFLLKEILAPEEAFREGIRRLRQAFRLGGGEEEAKALLLRLEGAGREEVEALLKVLLEAPFDPEPYLKEALKRYGALSPRPSFLLGLYLRHPSEALGEAFLQAAEGIPEEALSLLKGQDPTGRKRALKAELLFRLGREEEALQVLKEGLEGVEDYLLLVGRLLRLGRLEEALFYAEEARDWFGKDPRLLPLLDLLVAHLGRAEDHRARFALRPNLEDYLALKAKLGKAFAEERPALLRQVRDPALLAQIYLLEEDWKALDRLLKRASPEDYPALAEALSPRLPEEALRLYREAAFRLAEAGGRARYLEAAALLQRASRLDPKQAQEMARALVQAYPRRRALREALRPLLGEAS; this is encoded by the coding sequence GTGCGGCCCTTCCCCCCAGAAGCCGAGGAGGACTTCGCCCCCTTCTTCCCGGAGGAGGTCCTGGCCCGGGGCCTGGCCTATGCCCGGGAGGGGCGGGTAAGGCGGGTTTTCCGGGTGGGGGAGAGGCTTTTGGGCGAGGTGCAGGGCTCGGCCCCCGCGCCCTACCGGGTGGAGGTGGGGCCGGGCCTTTCCGGCCGGTGCGGCTGCCCCTATCCGGGCTTTCCCTGCAAGCACGCCGCCGCCCTCCTTTACGCCTACCTGGAGAGGCGGCCCCAGGACCTCGAGGCCCGCCTGGAGGCCCTTTCCCCCGAGGAGGCGAAGCGGCTTCTCCTCCGCCTTTCCCGGGTGCCGGAGGTGGCCTTTCTCCTAAAGGAGATCCTTGCCCCCGAGGAGGCCTTCCGGGAGGGCATCCGGCGGTTGCGCCAGGCCTTCCGCCTGGGGGGAGGGGAGGAGGAGGCGAAGGCCCTCCTCCTGCGGCTGGAGGGGGCGGGGAGGGAGGAGGTGGAGGCCTTGCTAAAAGTTCTCCTCGAGGCCCCCTTTGACCCCGAGCCCTACCTGAAAGAGGCCCTCAAGCGCTACGGGGCCCTCTCGCCCAGGCCTTCCTTCCTCCTTGGGCTTTACCTCCGCCACCCCTCGGAGGCCCTGGGGGAAGCCTTCTTGCAGGCGGCGGAGGGCATTCCCGAGGAGGCGCTTTCCCTCCTAAAGGGGCAGGACCCTACTGGACGCAAGCGGGCCCTAAAGGCCGAGCTCCTCTTCCGCTTGGGCCGGGAGGAAGAGGCGCTTCAGGTCCTCAAGGAGGGGCTAGAAGGGGTGGAGGACTACCTCCTCCTGGTGGGGCGCCTTCTCCGCCTAGGCCGCCTGGAGGAAGCCCTCTTCTACGCCGAGGAGGCCCGGGACTGGTTCGGTAAGGACCCCAGGCTCCTTCCCCTTTTGGACCTCCTGGTGGCCCACCTTGGCCGGGCTGAGGACCACAGGGCGCGCTTTGCCCTAAGGCCGAACCTGGAGGACTACCTGGCCCTAAAGGCCAAGTTGGGAAAGGCCTTCGCCGAGGAGAGGCCCGCCCTCCTCCGCCAGGTGCGCGACCCGGCCCTTCTCGCCCAGATCTACCTCCTGGAGGAGGACTGGAAGGCCCTGGACCGCCTTCTCAAGCGGGCCTCCCCGGAGGACTACCCCGCCCTGGCCGAAGCCCTTTCCCCTCGCCTCCCCGAGGAGGCCCTGCGGCTTTACCGGGAGGCGGCCTTCCGCCTGGCGGAGGCGGGGGGACGGGCCCGCTACCTCGAGGCGGCGGCGCTATTGCAAAGGGCTTCCCGCCTAGACCCCAAACAGGCCCAGGAGATGGCCCGGGCCCTGGTCCAGGCTTACCCCCGGCGCCGCGCCCTGCGGGAGGCGCTTAGGCCCCTTCTCGGGGAAGCCTCATAA
- a CDS encoding acyltransferase family protein — protein sequence MERFPWVEVFRGLAILEVVLHHLTGRFLRELIPGSPEWLFLAAVNRTLHFAVPAFLLMTALVLGAGMLREFRLGRYLSNRALRLLWPYLLWSGIYLLFRYWDHGVFQPERLPHQLLWGKAYFHLYFLAVALQLTLLLPLFLPLLRRRPPGAFFLLLAVGLTLLVYFLNRYYRFLPYPGSFVLWYTPAIALGLYLAAHLDRLPRALRLWPLYLLLAGVGLGGYLPLALEALQGLPVNTFRYQAFHWAYTTGMAFLLLALAHRLAQGSLRAPLAFLGRYSLQIYLLHPMVVRLLEKYPDFPEPLGLKPAFLIYFLLALALPLFLARFLARLRVSPLVFGR from the coding sequence GTGGAGCGCTTTCCCTGGGTGGAGGTCTTCCGGGGGCTCGCCATCTTGGAGGTGGTGCTCCACCACCTCACGGGCCGTTTTCTCCGGGAGCTTATCCCGGGAAGCCCGGAGTGGCTCTTCCTGGCGGCGGTAAACCGCACCCTGCACTTCGCCGTGCCCGCCTTCCTCCTCATGACCGCCCTGGTCCTGGGGGCGGGGATGCTGCGGGAGTTCCGCCTGGGCCGCTACCTTTCCAACCGCGCCCTGCGCCTTCTCTGGCCTTACCTCCTCTGGAGCGGGATTTACCTCCTCTTCCGTTACTGGGACCATGGGGTTTTCCAACCGGAGCGGCTTCCCCACCAGCTCCTTTGGGGCAAGGCCTACTTCCACCTTTACTTTCTGGCCGTAGCCCTCCAGCTCACCCTCCTCCTCCCCCTCTTTCTTCCCCTTCTCAGGCGGCGCCCGCCAGGGGCGTTCTTTCTCCTGTTGGCCGTGGGCCTGACCCTCCTCGTCTATTTCCTGAACCGGTACTACCGCTTTCTGCCTTACCCCGGGAGCTTCGTCCTCTGGTATACGCCGGCCATCGCCCTGGGGCTTTACCTGGCGGCACACCTAGACCGCCTTCCCCGCGCCTTGCGCCTCTGGCCCCTTTACCTCCTCCTGGCGGGGGTGGGGCTTGGGGGCTACCTGCCCTTGGCCTTGGAGGCCTTGCAGGGCTTGCCCGTAAACACCTTTCGCTACCAAGCCTTCCACTGGGCCTACACCACGGGGATGGCCTTTCTCCTCCTCGCCCTAGCCCACCGCCTGGCCCAGGGGTCCCTCCGGGCCCCCCTGGCCTTCTTGGGCCGGTACTCCCTGCAGATCTACCTACTCCATCCCATGGTGGTGCGCCTTTTGGAGAAGTACCCGGATTTCCCTGAGCCCTTAGGCCTAAAGCCCGCTTTTCTCATCTATTTCCTCTTGGCCCTGGCCCTACCCCTCTTCTTGGCCCGTTTTCTCGCCCGCTTGCGGGTTTCCCCCTTGGTGTTTGGGCGATGA
- a CDS encoding alpha/beta hydrolase family protein — protein MRVLWFFLALALLGLWGALGPPGVSFRLEDQGLRYAREGVSLYAHLCRPSGKAEAAVLLVPGGFGPPTEAMGERCRRYAEKGFLAVVPHLRGRGKSGGGITGCLEEAEDLAHLARLLPRLGVRRHAYAGYSLGACVALKAAAWEGASRGVAFVIGPVDFAEQVALLRRSRPEALKRWREVFGGLPEDCPACYARQSPLPEAARLQAPLLVLHAGNDPLIPPTQACSLRDVREASGRRVFQVALTREGTPWTGPLTKGRACLRPTGFGPLGEDHLVLFPDLHHAVVPAMEALVERFLSGWLKP, from the coding sequence ATGAGGGTTCTCTGGTTTTTCCTTGCCCTGGCCCTTCTCGGGCTTTGGGGGGCTTTAGGGCCCCCTGGGGTTTCCTTTCGCCTCGAGGACCAAGGCCTCCGTTACGCCCGGGAAGGGGTTTCCCTTTATGCCCACCTCTGCCGTCCTTCGGGGAAGGCCGAGGCGGCGGTCCTCCTGGTGCCCGGGGGCTTTGGCCCCCCCACGGAGGCCATGGGGGAGCGGTGCCGGCGCTATGCGGAAAAGGGTTTCTTGGCCGTGGTACCCCACCTGAGGGGCCGGGGGAAAAGCGGGGGCGGGATTACGGGCTGCCTGGAGGAGGCGGAGGACCTTGCCCACCTGGCCCGCCTCCTGCCCCGGCTCGGGGTGAGGCGGCACGCCTACGCCGGCTACTCCCTGGGGGCCTGCGTGGCTCTAAAGGCTGCCGCCTGGGAAGGCGCTTCCAGGGGGGTGGCTTTTGTCATCGGCCCCGTGGACTTCGCCGAGCAGGTGGCCCTCCTGCGCCGAAGCCGCCCAGAAGCCCTTAAGCGGTGGCGGGAGGTCTTTGGGGGCCTGCCCGAGGACTGCCCTGCCTGCTACGCCCGGCAAAGCCCCTTGCCGGAGGCGGCCCGCCTCCAAGCCCCCCTCCTCGTCCTCCATGCGGGCAACGACCCCCTTATCCCCCCCACCCAGGCCTGCTCGCTCCGGGACGTGCGGGAGGCCTCGGGCCGCCGGGTCTTCCAGGTGGCCCTGACCCGGGAGGGGACGCCTTGGACGGGCCCCCTCACCAAGGGGCGGGCCTGTCTTAGGCCCACGGGGTTTGGGCCCTTAGGGGAGGATCACCTGGTCCTTTTCCCCGACCTCCACCACGCCGTGGTGCCGGCCATGGAGGCTTTGGTGGAGCGCTTTTTATCGGGTTGGCTAAAGCCTTGA
- a CDS encoding DNA/RNA nuclease SfsA, translating into MVLPLPPLKPCRFLRRKNRFLVEADVGPLHLANSGRMAELLLPLTPCYYHPRPTPKTLGRMVLVESQGVLVGVDASLAGRLLEALLREGHLGPVEALRREVPLAGERLDFFALFGGREAYLEAKNCNRVEKGLALFPDAPTARGARHLRLLAALAREGKGAYAFWFVQHPLAEAFALDPNDGALHQAAREALKAGVVLRAYRVRPTLAALEVEEELPWVWLAP; encoded by the coding sequence ATGGTGCTTCCCCTTCCTCCCCTTAAGCCCTGCCGCTTCCTAAGGCGGAAAAACCGCTTCCTGGTGGAGGCGGACGTGGGGCCTTTGCACCTCGCCAACTCCGGGCGCATGGCGGAGCTTCTCCTTCCCCTGACGCCCTGCTACTACCACCCGAGGCCCACCCCCAAGACCCTGGGCCGGATGGTCCTGGTGGAGTCCCAAGGGGTTCTGGTGGGGGTGGATGCAAGCCTGGCGGGCCGCCTCCTGGAGGCCCTTTTGCGAGAAGGCCACCTGGGCCCCGTGGAGGCGCTTCGGCGGGAGGTCCCTTTGGCCGGGGAGAGGCTGGATTTCTTCGCCCTCTTTGGGGGACGGGAAGCCTATTTGGAGGCGAAAAACTGCAACCGGGTGGAGAAGGGCCTGGCCCTCTTTCCCGACGCCCCCACCGCCCGGGGAGCGCGGCACCTAAGGCTTCTCGCCGCCTTGGCCCGGGAGGGGAAGGGGGCTTATGCCTTCTGGTTCGTGCAACACCCCCTGGCGGAGGCCTTCGCCTTGGACCCGAACGATGGGGCCCTCCACCAGGCGGCCCGGGAGGCCCTGAAGGCGGGGGTCGTCCTCCGGGCCTACCGGGTGCGGCCCACCTTGGCGGCCTTGGAGGTGGAGGAGGAACTCCCTTGGGTTTGGCTAGCCCCCTAG
- a CDS encoding ZIP family metal transporter has product MEALPISPWSVFLYAFLTAVATGLGALPFLFTKHILRRHLGLANAAAAGLMLAASFGLIYEGVGYSLGRTLLGIALGLLFIQLSHRYLQGREVSFGDLKGLDARKALMIVGIMTLHSFAEGVGVGVAFGGGEALGVFITLAIAIHNIPEGLAISLVLIPRGVSVLGAAFWSVFSSLPQPLMAVPAFLLVEAFRPVLPVGLGFAAGAMIWMAVAEILPDALKEAEAEGVATVLTVAAALMVAFQILLGG; this is encoded by the coding sequence ATGGAGGCTTTACCCATTTCCCCCTGGAGCGTTTTCCTCTACGCCTTCCTCACCGCCGTCGCCACAGGCCTGGGTGCCTTGCCCTTCCTGTTTACGAAACACATCCTCCGGCGCCACCTGGGCCTGGCCAACGCCGCCGCCGCCGGGCTCATGCTGGCGGCGAGCTTCGGCCTCATCTACGAGGGGGTGGGCTACAGCCTGGGCCGCACCCTTTTGGGCATAGCCTTGGGGCTTCTTTTCATCCAGCTATCCCACCGCTACCTGCAAGGCCGGGAGGTGAGCTTCGGGGACCTCAAGGGCCTGGACGCCCGCAAGGCCCTCATGATCGTGGGCATCATGACCCTCCACTCCTTCGCCGAGGGGGTGGGGGTGGGGGTGGCCTTCGGGGGCGGGGAGGCCCTGGGGGTCTTCATTACCTTGGCCATCGCCATCCACAACATCCCCGAGGGGCTCGCCATCAGCCTGGTGCTCATTCCCCGGGGCGTGAGCGTCCTGGGGGCCGCCTTCTGGAGCGTCTTCTCCAGCCTGCCCCAGCCCCTCATGGCCGTGCCCGCCTTCCTCCTGGTGGAGGCCTTCCGGCCGGTCCTCCCCGTGGGCCTTGGTTTCGCCGCCGGGGCCATGATCTGGATGGCGGTGGCGGAAATCCTTCCCGACGCCCTCAAGGAGGCGGAGGCCGAGGGGGTGGCCACGGTCCTCACGGTGGCGGCGGCCCTCATGGTGGCCTTCCAGATCCTCCTAGGGGGCTAG
- a CDS encoding alpha/beta hydrolase encodes MHLLLLHGFTSHPVLTLGPLPGVLREAGFAVAQPALPGHGTRPEDLLRVRWQDWLAAAEEAYLALPEPRGVVGLSMGGLLAAHLAAAHPTGALVALAPAFSLKNPLAPLAPYLAWLIPRFPGPNSIEDPALRKQNPNYPYFPTRAVGELLHLMRQTPEVLPRVKAPALVVEAGRDRVVRGVRRYHALLGSREKAYQVFPESGHDLLLDRNQQEVAEAVRDWLIAISNRLQ; translated from the coding sequence ATGCACCTCCTTCTCCTGCACGGCTTCACCTCCCATCCCGTGCTCACCCTGGGGCCCTTACCCGGGGTGTTGCGGGAGGCGGGCTTCGCCGTGGCCCAGCCCGCCCTGCCCGGCCACGGCACCCGCCCCGAGGACCTCTTAAGGGTCCGCTGGCAGGACTGGCTGGCCGCCGCAGAGGAAGCCTACCTGGCCCTCCCCGAGCCCCGGGGAGTGGTGGGGCTTTCCATGGGAGGCCTCCTCGCCGCCCACCTGGCGGCGGCCCACCCCACGGGGGCCCTGGTGGCCCTGGCCCCCGCCTTCTCCCTGAAAAACCCCCTGGCGCCCCTGGCCCCTTACCTCGCCTGGCTCATCCCCCGCTTTCCTGGGCCCAACTCCATTGAAGACCCAGCGCTCAGGAAGCAAAACCCCAACTACCCCTACTTCCCCACCCGGGCGGTGGGGGAACTCCTCCACCTCATGCGCCAAACCCCAGAGGTCCTCCCCCGGGTCAAGGCCCCCGCCTTGGTGGTGGAGGCGGGGCGGGACCGGGTGGTGCGGGGGGTGCGCCGCTACCATGCGCTTTTGGGAAGCCGGGAGAAGGCCTACCAGGTCTTCCCGGAAAGCGGGCACGACCTCCTCCTGGACCGGAACCAGCAGGAGGTGGCGGAGGCAGTGCGGGACTGGCTTATTGCTATTAGTAATCGCTTGCAGTAA
- a CDS encoding DUF4388 domain-containing protein, which produces MLEGNLAEFPFPSLVGALMSAGRTGRLLVRSPHLEGEVYLQGGQVVHARVQAGERALEGEEALDLLVGLRRAPFRFEPETLPPHTTLLGGLAVPARLAEAQAVWQSLNLPSDWGYVLRLPSQGGTAELTPEALRVLAQVEGKRIAEVLAAPGVLRLARILHTLLGMGALEAVPVVEVAPEHLLVLPIYGPGHGIAYVDEALYAAWARAIRHAFRLRVTPPGTTMEVRPRPNIPGRLGLLEEDLRRLRLRRGDKVEAVPEV; this is translated from the coding sequence ATGCTTGAGGGTAACCTTGCGGAGTTCCCCTTTCCTTCCCTGGTGGGCGCCCTGATGAGCGCTGGGCGCACGGGGAGGCTTCTCGTACGCTCCCCGCACCTCGAGGGGGAGGTCTACCTGCAGGGCGGCCAGGTGGTCCACGCCCGGGTCCAGGCGGGGGAGCGGGCCTTGGAAGGGGAGGAGGCCTTGGACCTCCTGGTGGGGCTTAGGCGGGCCCCTTTCCGCTTTGAGCCGGAAACCCTTCCCCCCCACACCACCCTCCTTGGGGGGCTTGCCGTGCCCGCCCGGCTGGCGGAGGCCCAGGCGGTGTGGCAGTCCCTAAACCTCCCTTCGGACTGGGGGTATGTCCTGCGCCTGCCGAGCCAGGGAGGAACGGCGGAACTTACCCCGGAGGCCTTAAGGGTCCTGGCCCAGGTGGAGGGGAAGCGCATCGCCGAGGTCCTGGCGGCCCCTGGGGTCTTGCGCCTCGCCCGCATCCTCCATACCCTCCTCGGGATGGGGGCCTTGGAGGCGGTGCCCGTGGTGGAGGTGGCCCCAGAGCACCTCTTGGTCCTGCCCATCTACGGCCCGGGGCACGGGATCGCCTACGTGGACGAGGCCCTTTATGCGGCGTGGGCCCGCGCCATCCGCCATGCTTTCCGCTTGCGGGTCACCCCGCCTGGGACCACCATGGAGGTGCGGCCTAGGCCCAACATCCCTGGGCGGCTTGGGCTTTTGGAGGAGGACCTGAGGCGCCTGCGCCTCAGGCGTGGGGATAAGGTGGAAGCGGTGCCGGAGGTGTAG